From the genome of Miscanthus floridulus cultivar M001 chromosome 10, ASM1932011v1, whole genome shotgun sequence, one region includes:
- the LOC136490258 gene encoding putative disease resistance RPP13-like protein 3 — protein sequence MAEAIVGSMLWKLQQVAAREARTLVAVNEDIRSLRDKLMWMQAFLRDVQPSRRVQPNELIKVWLQQTRDAVFDAEDAVDQYFVQIDLSRFPSWSRAIFSFFASFTTQVVVRRDLSSRIKLINERLEGIIVNKDRYRLGESTTLGSIWRPSSSTTPLSEKMDDVVLPLVGREELVRELKYYLYKSSVNHENVITVIGESGVGKTKLVRTLYDRRKTLSHFDIYEWVSFGPNLSASDVLMTIIRRITDGEECSKHNIERKLQEILKGKKYLLVIDAELSNSEWNRIFGMLPNPKGVDVNACSRIVRISQIPPHKPPPQYQEAQIEVPKFDDKVVINLFKETFLTYGRNELPDEAIEKYSQSILENTKGLPLAVVLLSGLLRTKEYPNEWETVFDHLKRMQSKQIDKILSLCFDDLHYDLKSCLLYFAALPVNTFIRARNIVCMWMAEGFLVPKATTVEKVGEQYLKELIDRRLVNLAPVSYNVPGYERVAVQSKVHTFLQLEAQEQCFVEIHSGDDIPALSDVRRLSLQNHKDKYAALSHPLPKLRAILSNFETEQEAAQVGEKPPNEAGGEQGGNRDGPCLYPVRCCPGSSIRGGNKKKKQAKSCVQDLLQNSRFLRVIHFNGLEVDKELPAEIGNVVNLQYIRVTSCSLEKIPSSIGRLCNLQTLDVRGTMVRSLPDGFWRIQTIRHVLGDRLILPKHVGDLRNLQTLNSIKPDYEGAHAWDDKTFTYMIRLLYLHIRHSDSQGNENIFSNLKNKAALVKAVSILKHLVVLILKAPVIPSEVFTRSNLPRLKAMELVGKLDLPQNALPKMEVRTHLPNLKKLRLLGTEVSQEFINQLGDLQFLSTLELSSNSFKERHLIFKDGFHSLKELTVHDEAISRLEIHEPALPELEDLDIFIHSSEFRVEIHGHYSKLIRHIEAEDEELFKITDVIT from the exons ATTCCCTAGCTGGAGCCGTGCCATCTTCAGTTTCTTTGCCAGCTTTACCACTCAAGTCGTGGTCCGCCGCGACCTCTCCAGCAGGATCAAGTTGATCAATGAAAGGCTGGAGGGAATCATTGTGAACAAGGACAGGTACAGGTTGGGAGAGTCTACTACGCTAGGATCAATATGGAGGCCATCCAGCTCCACGACACCTCTCTCAGAAAAGAT GGACGATGTGGTGCTGCCACTAGTGGGACGAGAGGAACTGGTGCGAGAGCTTAAGTATTATCTTTATAAAAGCAGTGTAAATCATGAAAATGTGATCACTGTGATTGGGGAAAGTGGAGTCGGCAAGACAAAGCTGGTGAGGACCTTGTACGACAGGAGGAAGACCCTGTCTCATTTTGACATCTATGAGTGGGTGAGCTTTGGGCCTAATCTTAGTGCCTCTGATGTCCTCATGACAATCATCAGACGCATTACAGATGGAGAAGAATGTTCCAAGCACAATATTGAAAGGAAACTGCAGGAGATATTGAAAGGAAAGAAGTATCTGTTGGTGATAGATGCTGAGCTCAGTAACTCAGAGTGGAATCGCATTTTTGGTATGCTCCCCAACCCCAAGGGTGTGGATGTCAATGCCTGCAGCAGAATAGTGAGAATTTCTCAGAttccaccacataagccaccccCACAGTATCAAGAAGCTCAAATTGAGGTTCCAAAATTTGATGACAAAGTTGTCATCAATCTTTTCAAGGAAACCTTCCTAACATATGGCAGAAATGAACTTCCTGACGAAGCAATAGAAAAATACAGTCAGAGTATTTTGGAGAACACAAAAGGGTTGCCGCTGGCAGTAGTTCTTTTGTCTGGCCTTCTGCGGACCAAGGAGTACCCTAATGAATGGGAAACGGTGTTTGATCACCTGAAGAGGATGCAGTCAAAGCAGATTGACAAGATTTTATCCCTCTGCTTTGATGACCTTCATTATGACCTGAAATCTTGCCTCCTCTATTTTGCTGCATTGCCGGTGAATACATTTATCAGGGCAAGGAACATTGTGTGCATGTGGATGGCGGAGGGCTTCCTGGTACCAAAGGCCACAACAGTGGAGAAAGTAGGAGAGCAATACCTGAAGGAGCTGATAGATAGGCGCCTTGTCAACTTGGCCCCAGTGAGCTATAATGTTCCTGGGTATGAGCGTGTAGCTGTTCAGAGCAAAGTACACACTTTCCTGCAGCTTGAAGCACAAGAGCAATGCTTCGTGGAGATCCACAGTGGTGATGACATCCCAGCTTTGTCGGATGTTCGACGCTTGTCGCTCCAAAATCACAAAGACAAGTATGCAGCTCTGTCACACCCTCTACCAAAGCTGCGAGCCATCCTGTCAAACTTTGAGACAGAACAAGAGGCTGCACAAGTTGGTGAGAAGCCACCAAATGAAGCTGGAGGAGAACAAGGTGGAAATAGAGATGGGCCATGCCTGTACCCAGTCAGGTGCTGCCCTGGTTCCTCAATTAGAGGGGGCAACAAAAAGAAAAAGCAAGCCAAGTCTTGTGTGCAGGACCTGCTACAGAATTCAAGGTTCCTCCGTGTCATCCATTTCAACGGCCTTGAGGTGGACAAGGAGCTTCCCGCCGAAATCGGCAATGTTGTGAACCTGCAGTACATCCGAGTTACCTCCTGCTCCTTGGAGAAGATCCCATCATCAATTGGCAGGCTGTGCAACCTCCAAACTCTTGATGTCCGAGGCACCATGGTCCGAAGCCTTCCAGATGGGTTCTGGAGGATTCAGACGATCCGTCATGTGCTGGGTGACCGTCTCATCTTGCCTAAACATGTCGGTGACTTGAGGAATCTGCAGACACTCAACAGCATCAAGCCTGACTATGAAGGTGCCCATGCCTGGGACGACAAGACCTTCACCTACATGATCCGCCTATTGTACTTACACATCCGGCACAGTGATAGTCAGGGCAACGAGAACATCTTCTCCAACCTCAAGAACAAGGCCGCCTTGGTAAAAGCAGTATCCATACTCAAGCACCTTGTTGTGCTCATCTTAAAAGCTCCTGTCATTCCCTCAGAAGTGTTCACCAGGTCCAACCTCCCACGTCTCAAGGCAATGGAACTGGTCGGGAAGCTTGACCTTCCTCAAAATGCCCTCCCCAAGATGGAAGTCCGCACTCACCTCCCAAACCTAAAGAAGCTGAGGCTTTTGGGGACGGAGGTGTCACAGGAATTCATCAACCAACTTGGAGACCTACAGTTCCTTTCCACCCTTGAACTAAGCAGCAATTCTTTCAAAGAGAGGCACCTTATCTTCAAGGATGGATTTCACAGCCTCAAGGAATTGACGGTGCATGATGAGGCAATCAGCAGGTTGGAGATACATGAGCCAGCACTTCCCGAGCTTGAAGATCTGGATATTTTCATCCATAGCAGTGAGTTCCGTGTTGAGATCCATGGTCATTATTCCAAGCTTATTCGACACATCGAAGCTGAGGATGAAGAACTTTTTAAGATTACGGATGTCATAACGTGA